The window TTCGTCTGACGAGCATCGCTGCCGTATCGCCTTTACGATCCGGTGGGTAGGTGGCATAATCCATTTGGGAATCCTAGCGGTACGGATCGAGCGCGCACGGCGCTCGTCGGGTTGCCGCCTCGTACTTACCACGTTGGCTTCGACGGTAGATCACGGGCCCGGAGAAGCGCTGAAAGGAAACAGCATATGGCGGCTGTGCAGGAAGGGCTCAAGGACGTCGCCGTCGCAGAGACCAAAGTCTGCTTTATCGATGGCGAAATCGGGAAGCTGTTGTACCGCGGCTACAACATCCAGGACTTGGCGACCCAGGCTTCGTTCGAGGAGGTCGCCTACCTGCTGTGGCAGGGGGTCTTCCCGACCCGGGCGCAGTTGAGCGACCTCAATGAGCAGTTCGTGGCGGAACGGGCGATCGACGCTCGCGTGTTGGATACCATCCGAGCCTTGCCCCGCTCGGCAGATCCGATGGACGCGCTTAGAACCGCCGTCTCGTTCCAGTCCGCCTTCGACCCGGAGCTGGGAGACAATTCCCACGACGCCAACATGCGGAAGGCGGTTCGTCTCACCGCCAAGTTCCCGACCATGATCGCCGCGTTCCACCGACACCATCTCGGGCTCGACCCCATCGCTCCGCTGAGCGAAGATAGCCTCGCCGGCAACTTCCTCTACATGGTCAGCGGCAAGCGACCCGATCCGTACGTGGCGCGGACGCTCGACACATCGCTCGTTCTACACGCCGATCACGGGTTCAACGCCTCGACCTTCACGGCGCGCGTTACTTGCGCCACGCTGTCCGACATGTACGCGGGCGTGGTCGCCGGCATCGGGGCGCTGAAGGGACCCCTGCACGGTGGGGCGAACTTCGCCGTCCTCGAGATGCTGAAAGATATCGGCTCCGCGGCGCGTGCGAAGGACTACATCAACGAAGTGCTCGCCGGCAGGCGGAATGCCCCGACACTTCCGCCCAAGCGTGTCGCCGGTTTCGGACACCGCGTCTACAAGGCGCACGACCCGCGAGCCAACGTCCTGAAGGGCATGTCGCGAACGCTCGGAGAACGGGCGGGCGACCTCCGCTGGATCGAGATCTCCGAGGCGGTCGAACAGGCGATGGACAATGCCGGAATGTCGGATAAGGGCGTCTACGCCAACGTCGACTTCTACTCGGCGTCGTCCTACTACACGATGGGGCTCGACATTTCGCTATTCACGCCGATCTTCGCGATGGCGCGCATCACCGGATGGACGGCGCACATCATGGAACAGCACGACAACAACAAGCTGATCCGACCCATCGAAATCTACGTCGGCGAGATGGACCTGCCGTACGTGCCCATCGACAAGCGCTAGTCGAGAACCGGGCACGGCTCCGTCTCCCATGGGCGGAGCCGTTCCCATCTCCCACGAACGGGATACCGATGCGATTCGGGTGCTGCGTCGCGCTGGCATCGTTCGTGCCTCCGACATCCGGGGCGAGCCAGCTCAACGTCCGCGACGCCCACCAGGCGCGCCTCGCCGCTCTGCCGCCCGCGATGGCGGTGCTCGAAGACGCCGGCTGCGACTTCATGGAGTTCGGTGTGGGCATGGTCGTGCCCGAGTCGCCGGATACGGACTTTGAAGCGTTGCGGGATGTTGTGGCGACGTCGCGCCTGGTTCCCGAGTGTTTCAATAGCTTCATCCCGCCCGATCTGAAGCTCGTCGGACCCGACCGTGACTGGTCTCGCATCGGCCGCTACGTCGGTTCGGCTGCCGAACGTGTCTCCGCTCTCGGCGGCAAGGTGATCGTCTTCGGAAGCGGGGGAGCCCGCAACGTTCCCGACGGGTTTCCGCGAGCCGATGCCGAGTTGCAGGTGGTCGAGTTTCTGAACCTGGCAGCCGGACACGCCCGCCGTAACGGCATCTCCATCGCCATCGAGCCGCTCAACCGGCGCGAATCGAACATCCTGAACAGCGTCGCAGAAGCCGATACGATGGCGAGACGTGTCGATGCCGACGAGATCAACGTTCTGGTCGACTTCTACCACCTCGACGAAGAGCGCGAGGCGATGTCCAGCATCGTCGACGCCGGGTCGCGGGTGACCCACGTGCACGTCGCCGACGCAGGCAGGTTGCATCCGGGCAGCGGCTCCTACGACTATCCCTCCTTCTTCGCCGCCCTCAGCGCCGCAGGCTACGATGCCCGCATCTCAGTCGAGTGCAACTGGCGCGACTACGCCTCGGAAGCGCCGAAGTCGATCGACTTCCTGCGACACGCGCATGCGGCAGCGCAAGCTGCCCGCTGATTCCCGTAATCAGCGGGCCCATCCCTCACGTTGTCCATGTGCCGGGAGAGAGTGCCGGGAACGCCCTCGGCGACGGTTAAACAGGACGCAGGCACAATCCGCGCCGCTACTGAGCTTGACCGCCTTTCCGGCACGTTGTATACTCAAGAACCTTCGTCCGAGCCGTGCAGCCCGGACGCAGCGCGACGTCGGGCGCCCTGCAATGCGTCCGAGCCGGTCGCGACGTCAGGGATCGACCAGAGACGCCGACAATGGGAGGTTCCCCATGATGACCCCGAACAAGCCGCCAGACGGGGAACGCGTGCGTGGTATCCCGCCGCGCGACGACGGATCGGCGGAAGCTCGCGACGACGACATCCGCCGCTACGTCGAGCGGATCCGCGAGCTGGATGGGATCATCGAGGCGATGCAGTCCGAGATGAGCGACCTGCGCCGCAAACTCAACAGCGTCTCCTCGGACGAAGCCGAGATGAAGCTGTATGAGGCATCGCGGGAGATGGTGAAGCTCCATCGTCGGAACCGCGAGCTCAGCGGCGCCCTCCAGGAAGCCAAGGAGCAGCTTTCGCTCCTGCGCGAAAAGGTCGAGAAGCTCAGTGCGCCTCCGAACAACTACGGGGCGTTCTTGGGCCCCAACGAGGACGGCACGGCGAACATCAACCTGCTGGGCAAGAAAATGCGGGTCAACCTCGACCCGTCCATCGCGCTCGAATCGTTGCACCGCGGCCAGGAGGTCATCGTCAACGGCGCATACAACGTCGTTGCCGTCGCGCCGACCGACCGACACGGCGAGGTCGTCAAGGTGAAGGACATCCTCGACTCCGAGCGCATGGTCGTGTCGATGCGCGCCGACGAGGAACGCGTGGTCAACCTGTCGGGCGACCTCGACACCAGCGTTCTCAAGCCCGGCGACAACATCCTGCTGAACCTCCAGACCGGCATCGCCGTCGAAAGGCTCCCGAAATCCGAAGTCGAGGACCTGTTGCTGGAAGAGGTCCCGGACGTCCACTACGACAACATCGGCGGTCTGGAACAGCAGATCGAACAGATCCGAGATGCCATCGAGTTACCGTACCTCTACCCGGAGCACTTCAAGGAATTCAACCTGCGCCCCCCGAAGGGCATCCTGCTCTACGGGCCCCCCGGCTGCGGCAAGACGCTCATCGCCAAGGCGGTCGCGAACAGCCTCGCGCAGAAGGCTCGCGAGATGTCCGGCGACGACCAGATTCGGGCGTTCTTCATCAACATCAAGGGCCCGGAGCTGCTCAACAAGTACGTCGGCGAGACGGAACGCAAGATCCGCGAGGTGTTCCAGCGAGCCCGAGAGAAGGCGCAGGAAGGGATGCCCGTCATCATCTTCTTCGACGAGATGGACTCTCTCTTCCGAACGCGCGGACTGGGCATCTCATCCGACATGGAATCGACGCTGGTGCCCCAGTTCCTCGCCGAGATCGATGGCGTCGAGGGATTGCGGAACGTCATCGTGATCGGCGCGAGCAATCGGCAAGACCTGCTCGATCCGGCGGTTCTGCGACCCGGTCGCCTCGACGTCAAGATCAAGATCGACCGCCCGACGGTCGACGGCGCTCGCGACATCTTCTCGAAGTACCTCACGCCGGATCTGCCGATCCAGTTGGAGGACGCCGCGCCCAACGAGACGCTCGAACAGTCGGTTCAGCGCCTGATTGACCGGGCTGCGGATGCGATGTACCGTGTTTGCGACGAGAACCGGTTCCTCGAGTTGACCTACTCGCGGGGCGAGCGCGAAGTCCTCTATTTCAAGGATTTCGCGAGCGGCGCGATGATCGAGAACATCGTCGCGCGGGCGAAGAAGTGGGCTCTCAAGCGCGCCATCGACGGCGGCAAGAAGGGCATCCGCTTCGCGGACGTCGAACGCGCCATCCGCGACGAGTTCAAGGAAAACGAAGACCTTCCGAACACGAAGAACCCGGATGAGTGGGCAGCCATCTCAGGCAGAAAGGGCGAACGGATCGTCAACGTCAAACTCCTGGTCAGCGCCGAGGAGAAGGAGAAGAAGCGTGACGTCCGGGTCGTCAGTGCGGGTCACTACTTGTAGGCGTCGGGACGGGATCTCCGAATAGCAGTCTGTGAGGACGGGGCGGCGCATGTCGCCCCGTTTCCGCAGTCGGGCGCACGGCAGGAAGGCAGCGGCTTCGGTGGCTCTCCCCAAGGTCATGGGAATCGAGACGGAATACGGGATCATGGTCCGCAACGCCGCGGACTTCGATCCCGTCGCATCCTCGACCCTGGTCGTCAACAGCTACAAGGAGCGCGACCTGCGCCAAGTCGTCTGGGACTACGCGCAGGAGAACCCCCTTCTGGATGCGCGCGGGTTCCAGACGGAGGCAGAAGCCCCTCCGCCCGACGACGAGAGCAACGCCGTCATCAACGACATCCTGACCAACGGCGGACGCTACTACGTCGATCACGCGCACCCCGAGTACTGCACGCCCGAATGCGCCAACGCCCGCGATCTCGTCATCTACGACAAAGCCGGGGAACTCATCCTCGACATGAGCTCGCGCATCGCCGAGCAAGCCCTGGACAACCGCCGCGAGATCATCGTCTACAAGAACAACTCGGACCGGAAGGGTCACAGCTACGGCTGCCATGAGAACTACCTCATGGCGCGCCACACCGCGTTCCAAGCGATTGTCGAAGGCGCGATGCCCTTCTTCGTGACCCGCCAGATATTCGCCGGTTCGGGCAAGGTGGGGGCTGAGAACGGGTCGGATCCCATCGACTACCAGATATCCCAGCGGGCGGACTTCTTCGAAACCGAGGTCGGCTTGAGCACGATGGTCGACCGCCCGATCATCAACACGCGCGACGAACCCCACGCGGACGAGAAGCAGTTCCGGCGGTTCCACGTCA of the Candidatus Poribacteria bacterium genome contains:
- a CDS encoding citrate synthase (catalyzes the formation of citrate from acetyl-CoA and oxaloacetate) yields the protein MAAVQEGLKDVAVAETKVCFIDGEIGKLLYRGYNIQDLATQASFEEVAYLLWQGVFPTRAQLSDLNEQFVAERAIDARVLDTIRALPRSADPMDALRTAVSFQSAFDPELGDNSHDANMRKAVRLTAKFPTMIAAFHRHHLGLDPIAPLSEDSLAGNFLYMVSGKRPDPYVARTLDTSLVLHADHGFNASTFTARVTCATLSDMYAGVVAGIGALKGPLHGGANFAVLEMLKDIGSAARAKDYINEVLAGRRNAPTLPPKRVAGFGHRVYKAHDPRANVLKGMSRTLGERAGDLRWIEISEAVEQAMDNAGMSDKGVYANVDFYSASSYYTMGLDISLFTPIFAMARITGWTAHIMEQHDNNKLIRPIEIYVGEMDLPYVPIDKR
- a CDS encoding sugar phosphate isomerase/epimerase — protein: MDGAHHGTARQQQADPTHRNLRRRDGPAVRAHRQALVENRARLRLPWAEPFPSPTNGIPMRFGCCVALASFVPPTSGASQLNVRDAHQARLAALPPAMAVLEDAGCDFMEFGVGMVVPESPDTDFEALRDVVATSRLVPECFNSFIPPDLKLVGPDRDWSRIGRYVGSAAERVSALGGKVIVFGSGGARNVPDGFPRADAELQVVEFLNLAAGHARRNGISIAIEPLNRRESNILNSVAEADTMARRVDADEINVLVDFYHLDEEREAMSSIVDAGSRVTHVHVADAGRLHPGSGSYDYPSFFAALSAAGYDARISVECNWRDYASEAPKSIDFLRHAHAAAQAAR
- the arc gene encoding proteasome ATPase, with product MQSEMSDLRRKLNSVSSDEAEMKLYEASREMVKLHRRNRELSGALQEAKEQLSLLREKVEKLSAPPNNYGAFLGPNEDGTANINLLGKKMRVNLDPSIALESLHRGQEVIVNGAYNVVAVAPTDRHGEVVKVKDILDSERMVVSMRADEERVVNLSGDLDTSVLKPGDNILLNLQTGIAVERLPKSEVEDLLLEEVPDVHYDNIGGLEQQIEQIRDAIELPYLYPEHFKEFNLRPPKGILLYGPPGCGKTLIAKAVANSLAQKAREMSGDDQIRAFFINIKGPELLNKYVGETERKIREVFQRAREKAQEGMPVIIFFDEMDSLFRTRGLGISSDMESTLVPQFLAEIDGVEGLRNVIVIGASNRQDLLDPAVLRPGRLDVKIKIDRPTVDGARDIFSKYLTPDLPIQLEDAAPNETLEQSVQRLIDRAADAMYRVCDENRFLELTYSRGEREVLYFKDFASGAMIENIVARAKKWALKRAIDGGKKGIRFADVERAIRDEFKENEDLPNTKNPDEWAAISGRKGERIVNVKLLVSAEEKEKKRDVRVVSAGHYL